From a region of the Micropterus dolomieu isolate WLL.071019.BEF.003 ecotype Adirondacks linkage group LG21, ASM2129224v1, whole genome shotgun sequence genome:
- the LOC123959866 gene encoding transmembrane protein 252-like produces the protein MNMKKQLWSLARLFLPGVGFILTCIGAYLASLQTEYGYNCRVIHAYIMILFGFLAVLIGVFWNICHSMKSKMYQRGGHEQHIQVYTIERPNSSPPSYEESQGSQQCPDTAPEFVVVVDEVDVVMSLAPPLYSQDSSEAPDCTWSWEQPPRYSQVERIQLEEVDADEWREALPGH, from the exons ATGAACATGAAGAAGCAACTGTGGTCCCTGGCCCGTCTGTTCCTGCCTGGTGTGGGATTTATTTTGACCTGCATCGGGGCCTATCTGGCGTCCCTGCAGACGGAGTACGGGTACAATTGCAGGGTCATCCATGCCTACATCATGATTTTGTTTGGCTTCCTGGCTGTGCTCATCGGAGTCTTCTGGAACATCTGCCACAGCATGAAGAGCAAGATGTACCAAAGAGGAGGACATGAACAGCACATCCAGGTCTACACTATTGAAAG ACCAAACTCCTCCCCTCCATCGTACGAGGAGTCCCAGGGCAGCCAGCAGTGTCCTGATACAGCCCCTGAGTTTGTGGTGGTGGTAGACGAGGTGGATGTGGTGATGAGTCTTGCTCCTCCTCTATACAGCCAGGACAGCTCGGAGGCTCCAGACTGCACATGGAGCTGGGAGCAGCCTCCTCGGTACAGCCAGGTAGAGCGTATTCAGCTGGAGGAGGTGGATGCAGACgagtggagggaggctttgcCCGGACACTGA